Proteins co-encoded in one Gehongia tenuis genomic window:
- a CDS encoding molecular chaperone Hsp90 produces the protein MDTKLLVEKTRELMASQTCCAEAKEAAQRFLDAVGTAAEKEETEKYLAELEEDIVTVDGLISFARSDAGKAHFGEETAAGIAAHGEEIKAAGAKYCDCPACAIVAEILGK, from the coding sequence ATGGATACGAAACTGTTGGTGGAAAAGACCCGGGAACTGATGGCGTCACAGACCTGCTGCGCCGAAGCCAAGGAAGCGGCCCAGCGTTTTTTGGATGCGGTGGGCACCGCTGCTGAAAAGGAGGAGACCGAGAAATACCTGGCGGAGCTGGAAGAGGATATTGTGACCGTTGACGGGCTGATCAGCTTTGCGAGGTCCGATGCGGGAAAGGCGCATTTCGGCGAGGAGACCGCGGCGGGCATTGCGGCCCACGGGGAAGAGATCAAGGCGGCGGGCGCAAAGTACTGCGACTGCCCCGCCTGTGCGATCGTGGCGGAGATTTTAGGGAAATAG
- a CDS encoding Arc family DNA-binding protein — MAIKSVSIRIEEEMLRKLSYVADYEGRSINSHILVLIRQDIKTFENKHGEIEGEIEPGLNVKPARK, encoded by the coding sequence ATGGCTATTAAAAGCGTATCCATCCGCATCGAGGAGGAGATGCTCAGGAAATTAAGCTATGTTGCCGATTATGAGGGACGCTCCATCAATAGCCACATCCTTGTCCTCATACGTCAGGATATTAAAACCTTTGAGAATAAGCACGGTGAGATTGAAGGCGAGATCGAACCCGGCCTCAACGTAAAACCGGCGCGGAAATAA
- a CDS encoding DUF2493 domain-containing protein, with protein MDGMRRQVNARGKRGAGGLRVAVIGSRGLSVPNLEQYLPEGTGEIVSGGARGVDASARRFALAHAIKLTEFLPEYSKYGRGAPLRRNITIIEHADLVLAFWDGRSRGTRFVIDKCHAMNVPVRIFLADGPLFREI; from the coding sequence ATGGACGGCATGAGAAGGCAAGTGAATGCTCGCGGAAAAAGAGGGGCCGGCGGCCTGCGGGTGGCGGTCATCGGCTCCCGGGGGCTTTCCGTCCCCAATCTGGAACAGTATCTGCCCGAGGGGACGGGCGAAATCGTATCCGGCGGGGCGCGGGGCGTGGACGCCTCCGCCCGGCGCTTCGCCCTCGCCCATGCCATCAAACTGACCGAGTTTCTCCCGGAATACAGCAAATACGGCCGGGGCGCTCCCCTTCGGCGCAACATCACCATCATCGAACACGCCGATCTGGTTCTGGCCTTCTGGGACGGCAGGTCCCGAGGCACCCGCTTTGTCATCGACAAATGTCATGCCATGAATGTGCCGGTGCGCATCTTTCTGGCGGACGGTCCCCTTTTTCGCGAAATTTGA
- a CDS encoding GIY-YIG nuclease family protein, whose translation MDPGMERIREQIKSMKCFGLDHSFEIIFDKQFLAPYARLDDLILTYPEYGGSAVYMMLAADRLELTGIDFAHDPPVIEYRNAATGETGRLDNLWFFPFPVPRAGLHMKILSSTVLEVGIREEWRRRYPHLADYAPLSIGLADLVVQSRRDRETTDPYEILYIGSSKDVYQRLTRHETILKIYRHIMTAQPNRELFVLLLKPKPKFYRQSPGGSIQLTLSSSVWDREGPMKADVGAENLLLIAEAMLINYFKPKFNEHYAHTRPSLSQAAYARLLEGGVKHIQVNLNLFMQPYKVRLSLRTDSRSTEGAKHVTVYGALESLMRGPEEDILCGEAMPDELYDLLMGEGERD comes from the coding sequence ATGGACCCCGGGATGGAACGGATCAGGGAACAAATCAAATCCATGAAGTGTTTCGGACTGGATCACAGCTTCGAAATCATCTTTGACAAACAATTCCTGGCGCCCTACGCCAGACTGGACGATCTCATTTTGACCTATCCGGAATACGGCGGGAGCGCCGTCTACATGATGCTTGCCGCCGACCGGCTGGAACTTACGGGGATTGATTTCGCCCATGACCCGCCGGTCATCGAATACCGCAACGCGGCCACCGGCGAAACGGGCCGGCTGGACAACCTGTGGTTCTTTCCCTTTCCCGTGCCCAGGGCGGGCCTGCACATGAAAATTCTGTCCAGCACCGTGCTGGAGGTGGGCATTCGGGAGGAATGGCGCAGGCGGTACCCTCACCTCGCCGATTACGCGCCCCTTTCAATCGGCCTTGCGGACCTTGTGGTGCAGAGCCGCCGGGACCGGGAGACCACGGACCCCTACGAAATTTTGTACATCGGCTCCTCGAAGGACGTCTACCAAAGACTGACCCGTCACGAAACCATCCTGAAGATCTACCGGCATATCATGACCGCGCAGCCCAATCGGGAGCTCTTCGTTCTGCTGCTGAAGCCGAAACCGAAATTTTACCGGCAGAGCCCGGGCGGTTCCATTCAGCTGACCCTTTCCAGCTCGGTTTGGGATCGGGAAGGGCCCATGAAGGCGGATGTGGGCGCGGAAAATCTTCTTCTGATCGCTGAAGCCATGCTCATCAACTATTTCAAACCCAAATTCAACGAACATTACGCCCATACCCGGCCCAGCCTCTCCCAGGCGGCCTACGCCAGGCTGCTGGAGGGGGGCGTGAAGCATATTCAGGTGAACCTCAACTTGTTCATGCAGCCCTACAAGGTGCGCCTTTCCCTCCGCACGGACAGCCGGAGCACCGAAGGGGCGAAGCACGTGACCGTCTATGGGGCGCTGGAAAGCCTGATGCGAGGGCCGGAGGAGGACATCCTCTGCGGCGAGGCCATGCCGGACGAGCTCTACGACCTGCTGATGGGAGAGGGGGAGCGGGATTGA
- a CDS encoding RNA polymerase sigma factor: MKHEDYGLAVRALGGDLEAWDELYTKSLPIVRGFTRKYRSGFPIGAAGYEDTVSDAYVRAYTRLERYDGTCRFSTWVCAIVKRQVWVENTKFCRRERIYRQRFAPSVLLYSRDPCDIFLAMELKKSLWRAFEDLKPLESYILESHVVQERTFLQLGRTVHLSRRAVEGCYAMALMRYARSFHRIHHAFR; encoded by the coding sequence TTGAAGCACGAGGATTACGGGCTGGCCGTCCGCGCCCTTGGCGGCGATTTGGAGGCCTGGGATGAGCTCTACACAAAATCGCTGCCCATCGTGCGGGGGTTCACGAGAAAATATAGGAGCGGCTTTCCCATTGGAGCCGCCGGCTATGAGGATACCGTCTCCGACGCCTATGTCCGGGCCTACACCAGGCTGGAGCGCTACGACGGCACCTGCCGGTTCTCCACCTGGGTGTGCGCCATTGTCAAGCGGCAGGTGTGGGTGGAAAACACCAAGTTCTGCCGCCGGGAGCGGATCTACCGGCAGCGGTTCGCGCCCTCCGTCCTGCTCTATTCCCGGGACCCCTGCGACATCTTTTTGGCCATGGAACTCAAAAAATCCCTGTGGCGGGCCTTTGAGGACCTCAAACCCCTGGAATCCTACATTCTCGAGAGCCACGTGGTGCAGGAGCGGACCTTCCTCCAGCTGGGCCGGACCGTGCACCTGTCCCGGCGGGCGGTGGAGGGCTGCTACGCCATGGCGCTCATGCGCTATGCGAGAAGCTTCCACAGAATCCACCACGCGTTTCGGTAG